In a single window of the Microscilla marina ATCC 23134 genome:
- the meaB gene encoding methylmalonyl Co-A mutase-associated GTPase MeaB: MAIRRKKRLDISQYVEGILQQDRVRLSQAITLVESTLEEDRSLARQLIERLLPYTGKAVRIGITGVPGVGKSTFIEALGQYIAQQGKKLAVLAVDPSSQRSRGSIMGDKTRMELLAANQNAYIRPSPAGTSLGGVASRTRETMLLCEAAGFEVIFIETVGVGQSETVVHGMVDFFLLLMLAGAGDELQGIKKGIMEMADVVAITKADGDNQQKAAVAKAEYQSAFHLFPPAANGWFPKVVTCSALHNEGIEHIWSLTNEYIEHTQQNKYFDERRKEQNLRWMYETIRQTLEEQFFHHKEVIKKLPQVAQQISEGTLPPLTGAQLLLDLAKK, from the coding sequence TCCTCCAGCAAGATCGGGTAAGGCTCAGCCAAGCCATTACCCTGGTAGAAAGCACCCTGGAAGAAGATCGGTCGTTGGCACGACAACTTATTGAACGCCTGCTCCCCTACACAGGCAAAGCAGTACGCATTGGCATTACAGGAGTACCAGGCGTGGGTAAAAGTACTTTTATAGAAGCATTGGGGCAATACATTGCCCAACAGGGCAAAAAACTGGCAGTACTGGCGGTAGATCCCAGCAGTCAACGCTCACGCGGAAGTATTATGGGCGACAAAACCCGCATGGAACTATTGGCAGCCAACCAAAACGCCTACATTCGCCCTTCGCCAGCGGGTACCTCATTGGGTGGAGTGGCAAGCCGTACCCGTGAAACGATGTTGCTATGCGAAGCTGCCGGATTTGAGGTAATTTTTATAGAAACGGTAGGTGTAGGACAATCGGAAACGGTGGTACACGGAATGGTTGATTTCTTCTTGTTGTTGATGCTTGCCGGAGCGGGCGATGAGTTGCAGGGCATCAAAAAGGGGATTATGGAAATGGCTGATGTAGTGGCGATTACCAAAGCCGATGGCGACAACCAACAAAAAGCAGCGGTAGCCAAAGCCGAATACCAAAGTGCCTTTCACTTGTTTCCTCCTGCTGCCAATGGTTGGTTTCCTAAGGTGGTTACCTGCTCGGCGCTCCATAACGAGGGCATTGAGCATATTTGGAGTTTGACCAACGAATATATTGAGCATACCCAACAAAATAAGTATTTCGACGAGCGTAGGAAGGAACAAAACCTGCGTTGGATGTACGAGACCATCCGCCAAACTCTTGAGGAGCAGTTTTTTCATCACAAGGAGGTGATTAAGAAGCTTCCACAAGTTGCCCAACAAATCAGTGAAGGAACTTTGCCCCCACTTACCGGAGCACAATTATTACTTGATTTGGCAAAAAAATAG